CCTTCGATAGTACGAGGCGTACCACCTAGCAAACCTATCTGCTCGTCTTTTGCGTCTTCACGAATGTCTAGGAAGTGATCAAAACCTAACCCTGGAGCCAACAACACGGCTTCCATATTGGTGCCTAATTCATTTAGGTAATTTACACCGTGCCAAAACTCTTCTGGTGTAAGGTCTAGGTCTTCAATCATTTGGAAAAGATCCGTTACGATTCGAGATACGATTTCCTTAACACGTGGGTTTCCGTCGTTATTATCAAAACCAGCAACTTTATGTAATAACGCTTGCACTGCTTCTGTTTGAATTGTTCTAACAGTCATTTCGTTTTCTCCGCTTTAGGGTGTCTAAAGACACTTTTATTATTTTGGTTAACAGTAGAGGATAAGAGCGACTAGCTACCCCTCTCACTTAATAGAAGATGGATGTTTGCACAAAGGCGTTACAGACATCTCCATAAACGGGTACAAAGGCAAACCAGTTAGAATGTCGTGCAATTCCGCATTGTCTTTCACATCAAAGATGCTGACATTTGCGTATTGCCCGACGATACGCCATAAATGCACCCAAACACCATCTTCTTGAAGTTTTTGCGCGTAGTTTTTTTCTTTTAACTTAATCGCTTCAAACTCTTCAGAAGGCATGTCTTTTGGAATATTTACCGTCATCTCAACTTTAAAAAGCATGGTTTTACCTCATTGATTTTTACGCTGATACTCAGCCAATTTGAGCTCATCTAATTCAATGCCAAGTCCTGGCAAATTTGGAACATCCACCCCATTGTTGTGATAACGCAGTGGTTGCTTGATGATGTCATCTTGTAATAACAGGGGCCCAAACATCTCACTACCCCAACGCAATGATGGCAATGTGGACCAAGCATGAATGGCTACCGCCGTTCCGATAGAACCCTCTAGTAACGTGCCGCCATATAAACCAAGGCCTGCACTTTCTGATGCAACAGCCGCATCTAACGCGGCAATGGGGCCACCAGCTTTGGCAATTTTTAGTGCAATACCACCGTTAAAACCTTGCTTAGCAAACTGAAAAACGTCTTTCGCATCAGCTACGCCTTCATCTGCAAGAATTGGGATTTGGAATTTGTTAGACAAACGCACAAGCGTATCAATATCCTGTGCTGGTGTTGGTTGTTCTACGAGATCAACCCCAGCTTCTTGTAACGCCGCCATACCTTTAACTGCCGTAGCTTCGTCCCAAGCTTGGTTTACATCCACTCGAACACTTGCACTGTTACCCAAGGCTGCTTTAATGGC
The window above is part of the Marinomonas sp. THO17 genome. Proteins encoded here:
- the catC gene encoding muconolactone Delta-isomerase, whose amino-acid sequence is MLFKVEMTVNIPKDMPSEEFEAIKLKEKNYAQKLQEDGVWVHLWRIVGQYANVSIFDVKDNAELHDILTGLPLYPFMEMSVTPLCKHPSSIK
- a CDS encoding muconate/chloromuconate family cycloisomerase, whose protein sequence is MTPKITHIETLLVDIPTIRPHKLSMTSMAVQTMVIVRLKDDQGQEGIGEGTTIGGLAYGPESPESIKTNIDRYLAPLLIGESTDSVRYLMQRLNMAVKGNMIAKSALQTALLDLQGKHLGVPVSGLLGGAVHKHIPCLWVLASGNTEKDIAEAKELIAVGRHCDFKLKIGSRPVEEDVAHVAAIKAALGNSASVRVDVNQAWDEATAVKGMAALQEAGVDLVEQPTPAQDIDTLVRLSNKFQIPILADEGVADAKDVFQFAKQGFNGGIALKIAKAGGPIAALDAAVASESAGLGLYGGTLLEGSIGTAVAIHAWSTLPSLRWGSEMFGPLLLQDDIIKQPLRYHNNGVDVPNLPGLGIELDELKLAEYQRKNQ